The genomic segment TCGTCGATCAGGGTTTCCCCATTGGCAGTTCCACTGGCCACGACGGCGGCTACTTTATCATACAGGATCAAGAGGATCTGGAAGTCGCCACTCGCCACCTTAAACCGAGGGCAAAAGCCATCTTTCGCCGAGCGCAAGCCCTCGAGAGGATTGCTCGGAAGCAATTTGACCAACAGGTAGAGATGGTATGGCCCGAGTGACAAACAGGAGGTCGGTATAGTGGCAGGTTGGATCAAACTTTGGCGCAAATTGATTGACAACGGGCACTTGAAGATGCCTGGGACGGCCTTCAAGCTATGGATCTATTGTCTGCTCGAGGCTGCTCCCTACCCCGACCTCAAGCGCAATCTCGCGATTGGTGAGCTATGGCTCAGTTATCAGAGTATCCGCGAGAATTTGGGAGAAGTCGATAAAAAAGTAAGCAATAGTACCGTATCGGCAGCGTTGAAATACCTTGAACAGCATGGGTATCTTACGCTCCAATCCCAACGATTCAAGGGGATCAAGGCTAAGGTCGTGAACTGGTCCGAATATCAAGCCCTCACCTATGCTTCCTCAGAACTCACGACGACTCAAGAAGCAACCGAGACTAGCTCACCCCTTCCTCCCCCACCTGTTGACGACTGTACTGTGAAAAACCGATTGACTCCTCCCGCAAGAGCCGAAAACGAGACTGAGCAAAAGAGGTCGACTCCCTTTCCCCGAACCAAAATCCATGAGATACGGAACCAACCGACTCCTCTTACAGGAGTCGACACCTCCTCGTCCAGTCGTCGCACGAGTACGCCTACAGTAGCCCACAACTCCTCCCAGAGTAGCCGACCGACTACTCCCACAGGAGTCGTGAGCAATCCTCAGCCTTACAACACCAAGGCTTCCAGCACAGACAAGAACTCTATTAATAATGATAAAGAGAATAATATTAAGAATATTAATGTTGTAGTTAAGGTTGCCGCCGATTTTGCAAATGAATTTGGAAGGCCTCTTTCCCCGAATGAAATAAAACAGCTTGTCTATTGGCAAAAATCCTTTTCGGAGGATCTGATCAAGGAAGCCCTCTCCCTCGCCTCACTGCAAGACAAGCACACCCTTGCCTATGTCGGAGGAATTTTAAAAAATTGGTCGCGTTCCGGTCTAACCTCAATCGAGGAGGTCAAACGTGAGCAAGCGAAGCCCCGCTCAAAAAGAAGCCCAGAAGGAAGGAAACGCAATGTCCAAGCTAAACCCGGTTATCACCCTGACGAAGTCGACTGGGCCAACGAACCCAATACCCTTTAGCGCAACCCGATCAACCCGGGCAGCCCGAGCAAACTGCAGCCCCAGCCAAAGTTGCCTGGTCGAACTCACAGGTCATCCCGGATACTGTGATCAATCAGAAACGACTTGCCCCTTGAAACTGCAGGCCCTGTTCAAGACCCTGACACGCTGCGGAATTCATCAGCGTTTTCTCAGCTCCAGCTTTGGACAGATCGAAGAAATTGAGATTCCGCAGAACCTTCAGAACCAATACCGCCAGATCAAAGCCTATGCCGCACACTTAGAAGAAAATATCAAGGCAGGCCGTGGACTTCTCCTAAAAGGTGCTGTCGGGACAATGAAGACCACCCTAGCTGTAGCCGTTCTTAGAGAATACCTTGACCACGGAGGTGAGGGCTTGTTTCTGACCATGTCCGGCCTACTTGATAATATATTTACACTCAAAGCAAAAAGCATGAATCAATGGGCTAGATTCGAGCAACAAATTCGCGATACGCCCTTGCTCGTGCTTGACGACCTGGGCGCAGAACATACCGAAGGCTGGGTATTAACCAAAGTCGACTCCATCATCGCTGAACGCTACAACCGCTGCCGCTCGATCGTTATCACGACCAATCTTTCCACTGCACAGCTGCGCGGTGTGTATGCCGAGCGGGTCATCGACCGCCTGCGTTCCACTTTGGAAATCATTAACTTCAGCGGACCAAGCCAACGGCGATCCCCTTTTGCTGAATAAACAGTCCCTGGTCAAAACTTCTGTTCAAGATCACTTAACGTCCTAAGCAATAGGTTAAAAATAAGGAGGAAACCATGAGAAAAGCAGATTTTAAAGCGCGTATCAAAAAAATCGAGATCGTGAATAGAGTACTCAGTGACGGCTGGGCTCAATCCATCCGCGTCATTCTCGAGGAAATCGATTTGACCAATGAAAATCTCCTCGAGTTAAAACAATTCATGCCGAATGAAGATGTCGTTGTTGAAATTACTCCCGTGCAGCCCAGCCTTTTCGAGGACCAGGATATAAAAAAGCTCCAAGAGAATCCTCTAATCCAGCAGGACGATCTGACCCACGAAGAGGAGCAAGCCCTGAGCTTTTCCGAGGAGGAAGAAGATCCAAATAACGAAACCCTGGTTAAAGGATGGACGTTTTAAAAACGTTTTAATCTAGAAAGGAGAGGTTTACCGCATGCTTCCTGCGATAAATGAGCAACACCTTGCGATAGATGAACAACACCTTCTCGCTCAAATTATGAACAGGGATTTAATTTATACTGAGCTACAAAAGGAGTTCCAAACTGCCCAAGCACTGGTCTCCGAAGTTAAAACCTTATCCGCCGAACTCCTGGAAACCCTCAACACCTTAAAAGACGAGACTGAAAACCGATACCTCAAATTTGAAGATTTACCCGACTATGTCGATATCAAAATCCTTAAGACATATCTTAAAGTCGGAACGAACCGGATCTACGAACTGACGAATACCTCGGGATTTCCTACACATGTTCCCTACGCCAATGGCAAAAAAGTCTATGCCAAAGCAGACGTCATAGAATGGTTAGAGCATAAAGAAAGGTCCCTGAAGGGTAAAGACAAGTCGTAATTCCTATCTCCCCAATCTAGAAATGAGTTATAATTTATACCTAGCGCTTCTCTGATGAGGCGCTATCTTTTATTCGATTGAATGTTACGAAATTGACCATTAAAATGATTACTCCCGAACCTTGCTCACGGTAGACCAGAAATAAAAAGCAAGCTGTTTCAACAGCTTAACAGCTTGCGGATAATAAAGAAGGCTTGGCTAGCGCTAAAGTGATAGCTTAACCGCCTTATCCTGCCACGAATAAGTCATGCAGCGTAGGAGGAAAGAAAGTCGCTGGTTGCACTTATACTATCAACCGATAGAAACTTATACTTTCCTGATAGAATAAAAAAGCCTCTCCGAAGAGAGACTTTTTTATTCTATCAGGAAAGGCCAAACGCCTTAATATACAATTGGTCGGAGCGACAAGATTTGAACTTGCGACCTCTACCACCCCAAGGTAGCGCTCTACCAAGCTGAGCCACGCCCCGACATATTAACTATCCCTTACAGAAGGGACTTATATAAGTTAACATACCCAAAAAGAAAATGCAAGTAAAATTTTAGTTCTGACCGATAACCTCAATCTTACGTACTCCTTCTATCTCGCTCAAACCGACTAATAAATGCTCAGGCGTATCCACCATATCCGCTGTATCAAACGCAATTGAAACATTAGCTATTCCTTGCAACGGGATACCTTGATTAATAGTTAAAACATTACCCCGAAAGCTTGCAATAAAATTTAAGGTATTGGATAACACACCTGCTATATTTTCAAGAATCAAAGAGATCGTAATAATTCGTTCTTTGCTCACCTCATAAAAAGGAAAAACTCCGTCCTTATACTTATAAAAAGCACTGCGGCTGATACCGGCCCTTTCAGCTGCATCATTAACGGTAGCGCAATCCCCTTTGGCTAACAATTCTTTGGCCTGAGCCGTTTTTACGATAGCATCAGGTAATATATCCTTGCTTACCATTAAAAAATCTTTATTGCGATTAGCCATATGCGCTCTCTCCCATTTTCTTTCGAATCTAGAATAAGTATAAGCAAACGGCTGTGAATAAGCAATAAAGAAAACTTACCTTCTATAAAAGTCACAACCCCGCAGCACGAATGATGCGAGGTTGCGTTACCTTCTCTTAAATGATAATACAAATGAGCCCGCCGTTGCCATCATTTACGATCCGTTGCAACGTATCCTGAAGTTTATGTTGAGCATTCTCTGGCATCCGATAAAGTTTGTTTTGCACTCCTTCACGAACTAAATCATGGAGTGATTTACCAAAGATATTCGATTCCCACACTTTCTTCGGATCGGATTCGAATTCATCAAGAATATAGCGTACGAGTTCTTCCGCTTGTTTTTCCGTTCCGATTAGCGGCGTGATTTCGGTGGTCACATCCGCCCGGAGGATATGCAAGGAAGGGGCACTCGCTTTGAGCTTAATTCCATAGTGTCCTCCCGACTTAACTAGTTCGGGCTCTTCAAGAAACATTTCTTCAAGAACAGGCGTTACAACCCCATAACCATTAACCCGTACTTCTTCAATAGCAGGAGCCAGCTTATCCCATTCTTTCTTCGCCTTACTGTAATCCATGATTAAGCGCAGAAGCGTATGCTCTCCTTCAACTGCGACTCCTGTCATTTCTTCGAGAACATCCTTGAATAGCCCCTCAATTGCAGTCATCTCAATATCTGCGACTCCCGTTCCAAGCTCCATCTGTTTTAGCAGAACATCTTGAGCTTGGGGACATTCTGTCAATTTATCAAGGGCTTGATCAATGTCCCGGACGCGGCGAATTCCTTCTATAGATTGGCGCACAGCCTCTTCAAAAGCTGCACGAACAGGATGACTTGGATCGAGTTCTTCAACCCACTTCGGAATTTCAATGTTCACTTCAGCTACCGGGAATTCATAAAGCACTTCTTCTAAGATTTGGATGATATCTTCATTGGTCATCTCTAGGCAATCCACAGGAATTACGGGCACCCCATATTTCTCTTCCAAAGTGCGAGCCAATTCCATCGTATGTTCAGCATAAGGTCTTGTTGTATTTAAGACGATCACAAAGGGTTTGCCTAGTTGACGTAATTCTGCGATAACGCGCTCTTCAGCTTCAACATAATTATCTCTCGGTATATCAGTGATCGACCCATCCGTCGTTATAACAATTCCTAGAGTAGAATGATCGGTGATTACTTTACGTGTTCCGATTTCTGCAGCTTCTTGAAACGGAATAGGTTCTTCACTCCAGGAAGTCCGAACTAACCGGGGTTCTTCCCCGTCCTCAGACTCATAACCAATAGCTCCTTCTACTGCATAACCTACACAATCCACTAACCGAACTTTCATTTGAATGTTCTCACGAACTAAGATTTCGACGGCATCTGATGGAATAAACTTGGGTTCCGTCGTTGTAATCTGTCTACCCGATCCACTTTGAGGTAGTTCATCATTAGCCCGTTCCCGCTCAAACACATCCATAATATTGGGCAAGACCAGGAGATCCATGAAACGTTTGATGAAGGTGGACTTCCCAGTGCGGACTGGCCCAACGACTCCGATGTAGATATCGCCCCCGGTGCGCTCGGCAATATCTTTAAAAATATCCATTTTTTCCACAAAATTCCCTCCCTTATTGAGTGCTGTCCCAAAACCGGGGAAGGGCCCCACCTTTTTTCTCCCTTCCACCTCCAAGTGGCAAGACATAACTGGACTAGCACGTTACGCAGTATAAGTATATTGATCATTTAGCGTAAATATGTCAGCAATCGAAAAAGAGGAATCATTTTTAGAGCAAAAAAAGAGTCCACTCTACACTGAACGTTACGTTCACTGTAAAGTGGACCCTTAAAAGTAGCGATATGACCCTATGTTACTTGTCTAAAGTCCTTTGAGCAAGCGCGATCTGAGCGACTTCTTCAAGTTCATGCTTTTTACCGCGCATCATCAAATTAGAAACCGCAACTTTGGGATCACTGCCTTCAAAAAGCACACGATAGGCCTCTTCGATGATGGGCATACTAATTCCTCGATCTAGGCTCAGTTCATAGGCGACTTTGGTCGTTCTCACGCCTTCAACGACCATATCGACCTCTTTAAGAACTTGATCTAAGGGTTTTCCCTGCCCTAAGGCAACCCCGGCCCGCCGATTCCGGCTATGTAAGCTAGTACACGTCACGATCAAATCCCCTACCCCGGATAATCCCGCAAAGGTTAAAGGATTGCCGCCCATTACTGTACCTAAGCGAGCGATTTCGGCCAGTCCGCGGGTCATCAAAGCCGCCTTGGTGTTATCTCCAAAGCCAAGACCTTCTGCAATTCCCGTACATAAAGCAATAACGTTTTTCAAGGCTCCTCCGAGCTCAACTCCAATCAGATCGGGATTCGTATACACTCGAAATTTCGGAGTCATCATCAGCTCTTGAACCTTTTCTCCTGCTTCGCGATTATCTGAGGCCACAACTACAGTTGTAGGCATATCTCGGCCGACTTCCTCTGCATGACTGGGGCCTGAAAGCACGACGATCGGATGATCGGGTAATTCTTCCTTTAATACTTGGGAAAGGCGCTTCTGAGTTCCTTCTTCTAACCCTTTAGCCGTATTGACAATCAAGGTGTTGGGATGCAAATTCGGGCGTAAGAGACGGGCTGTACTGCGAACAGCATG from the Desulfitobacterium metallireducens DSM 15288 genome contains:
- a CDS encoding DnaD domain protein — protein: MAGWIKLWRKLIDNGHLKMPGTAFKLWIYCLLEAAPYPDLKRNLAIGELWLSYQSIRENLGEVDKKVSNSTVSAALKYLEQHGYLTLQSQRFKGIKAKVVNWSEYQALTYASSELTTTQEATETSSPLPPPPVDDCTVKNRLTPPARAENETEQKRSTPFPRTKIHEIRNQPTPLTGVDTSSSSRRTSTPTVAHNSSQSSRPTTPTGVVSNPQPYNTKASSTDKNSINNDKENNIKNINVVVKVAADFANEFGRPLSPNEIKQLVYWQKSFSEDLIKEALSLASLQDKHTLAYVGGILKNWSRSGLTSIEEVKREQAKPRSKRSPEGRKRNVQAKPGYHPDEVDWANEPNTL
- a CDS encoding ATP-binding protein; this translates as MKLQALFKTLTRCGIHQRFLSSSFGQIEEIEIPQNLQNQYRQIKAYAAHLEENIKAGRGLLLKGAVGTMKTTLAVAVLREYLDHGGEGLFLTMSGLLDNIFTLKAKSMNQWARFEQQIRDTPLLVLDDLGAEHTEGWVLTKVDSIIAERYNRCRSIVITTNLSTAQLRGVYAERVIDRLRSTLEIINFSGPSQRRSPFAE
- a CDS encoding ACT domain-containing protein, encoding MANRNKDFLMVSKDILPDAIVKTAQAKELLAKGDCATVNDAAERAGISRSAFYKYKDGVFPFYEVSKERIITISLILENIAGVLSNTLNFIASFRGNVLTINQGIPLQGIANVSIAFDTADMVDTPEHLLVGLSEIEGVRKIEVIGQN
- the spoIVA gene encoding stage IV sporulation protein A; the protein is MEKMDIFKDIAERTGGDIYIGVVGPVRTGKSTFIKRFMDLLVLPNIMDVFERERANDELPQSGSGRQITTTEPKFIPSDAVEILVRENIQMKVRLVDCVGYAVEGAIGYESEDGEEPRLVRTSWSEEPIPFQEAAEIGTRKVITDHSTLGIVITTDGSITDIPRDNYVEAEERVIAELRQLGKPFVIVLNTTRPYAEHTMELARTLEEKYGVPVIPVDCLEMTNEDIIQILEEVLYEFPVAEVNIEIPKWVEELDPSHPVRAAFEEAVRQSIEGIRRVRDIDQALDKLTECPQAQDVLLKQMELGTGVADIEMTAIEGLFKDVLEEMTGVAVEGEHTLLRLIMDYSKAKKEWDKLAPAIEEVRVNGYGVVTPVLEEMFLEEPELVKSGGHYGIKLKASAPSLHILRADVTTEITPLIGTEKQAEELVRYILDEFESDPKKVWESNIFGKSLHDLVREGVQNKLYRMPENAQHKLQDTLQRIVNDGNGGLICIII
- a CDS encoding NAD(P)H-dependent glycerol-3-phosphate dehydrogenase, which gives rise to MKHIAVYGAGSWGTALAVLMAKSGNSVALIGRNDEEIRQMNERRENLRYLPGVVLPQPLEPTTDLTRCNADLLILSVPSHAVRSTARLLRPNLHPNTLIVNTAKGLEEGTQKRLSQVLKEELPDHPIVVLSGPSHAEEVGRDMPTTVVVASDNREAGEKVQELMMTPKFRVYTNPDLIGVELGGALKNVIALCTGIAEGLGFGDNTKAALMTRGLAEIARLGTVMGGNPLTFAGLSGVGDLIVTCTSLHSRNRRAGVALGQGKPLDQVLKEVDMVVEGVRTTKVAYELSLDRGISMPIIEEAYRVLFEGSDPKVAVSNLMMRGKKHELEEVAQIALAQRTLDK